The window ctaggataatttttttttttttggtcgaattttctAGGATAATTTAGTTGAGAAAACATAACTCAGCAACTTGCTGTCTCTTCTCCCCCCTCCCCAACCCCCCACCCGGACTATCATTTTACAATCTTATCAACCTCAGGAATAAAGGAACGTTAGCATTAATCCAAATTTCCAATGTTGGTAATCTGAGTTACATAGTAGTcacaagaaaatggagagaaaagagagaaagccaTATTTACAGCATGATCGCATCAGCATCACAAAGCGTATGTGTATTATTCGGCTTAACTTaatgaaatttgtgatttttcttttcaaaagtaaCTGTGCTATGCATGGGAAGGACTTATAACAGCTTGATAGTACAACTTTGTCCTTAATATTCTGAGGCTCCCAAAAAGAAAGTTTGATTGTGCAATCGCCAACTAATCTTTGTGTATTGAGCAAAGAACAATTATCTATTTGATAGCATGTTGAAGGTAGGCGACAGAGAACCCCTGCCCAGATCTTTCGATTATTGTCCTCTTCTCCATTAATATAGCTCTTTAAATGGGATCGGTAAAACCCTTCCTATGTCTTTTAATGGTTGTGGACGCATTTACCATGGGAAGTTATTTGCCATGAAAGTCTACTACCTGAAAGGGTAGTCACTAAACTCATAGGAACTTTTTTTGATACAGAATCTAGTGAAATGACGTTGAGATTAAAGAATCGACCTTTTAAGTATAGAGAGATTTCAAGAATCACTGGAAATTTTGGACGAGTTATTGGTGAAGGTGGATTTGGAAAGGTTTATCTTGGTACACTAGATAATGGCACCACGGTTGCTGTGAAGACTCTCTCTAAATCATCAAAGCAAGGGTACAAGGAATTTCAAGCCGAGGTTAGATTGGATGATGCAATCactcttccttttaaaatcaACTTACGCCGACACTTATGCAGACGTTCATTTAGAAAATTCCTCTTAGACTATTGTCAACATGCATTATTTTAATGCACACTTGTGACACTGCAGGTGCAACTCTTAATGCTTATTCATCACGGAAACttggtttctttgtttggatattGTGGTGATTCCAAGAACAATGCTTTAATATATGAATACATGGCCAACGGAAATTTAAGGCAACACTTATCAGGTGtgtatttatgttcttttctatTGTTGTCTTCTCTAAAATAGTCCTGTAAAACTCTATTTCTTGCTCATAAATAAAGTTAGGATGCATCCAACAGAGGACCATCCGAAGGTCTTGACGTGGAGTAAGAGACTACAAATAGCTGTGGATGCAGCAAAAGGTACATGAATGGGATAACCACAGTTTTAGGTTTTTTCTTGACATTGCTGTGGCATTCTTGACATGGTTTTTGCGAGGAGTTACAGGTTTGGATTATTTGCATAACGGTTGCAAGCCACCCATCATCCACAGAGACTTGAAGACTACAAACATTTTGTTGAACGAAGACTTCCAAGCCAAAATAGCTGATTTTGGCCTGTCAAAAACTTTTGTGACTCAAAACGACTCTTATGTGTCATCTTGTCCCGCAGGCACTCCTGGCTACATTGATCCCGAGTAATAGCTACAACTTGATATTATCAATCTGATTCTGCATATAAAAATTGACATTGCCTAGGATTTCATATTTGATTTAAAGAtccattatttgttttttttttttccacccaGGTTTCATTTTTCTGGAATCTTTAATAGGAAgagtgatgtttatagtttcggAATCATACTCTTTGAATTGATCACGGGCCGACCTGCAATAATGAGAAGCCGGGATGGCAATGCCAACATGCACATCCTTCAATGGTCAATTCCAATTGTTGAAAGTGGTGATATAGAGAGGATTATGGATCCAATGTTACAAGGAAAATTCGACGTCAACTCGGCTTGAGAGTAACGGAGATCGCTATGTCTTGTACGCGATCAATAGCAAGTCAAAGGCCGGACATAAATGATGTACTGTCAGAGTTGAAAGAGTCTTTGGTGAGCAAATCAAGTGGTTCCTTGGAAATGACCTCCCTACAGCTCCATTCTAACAATGCCCCTATGGCAAGGTAGTCGAACTTTTCCAATCCATAAAGGCTTTGTCAACAAATTTGtactatcaattttttttttaattgcatcatccatttcccttttcttataataaataaatctgCAAAACTCGCTTTTGAACAATGATATCCTTTCGTCCTTTGTTACTTCTTTCTCCATTCATAATGTCAGTTGATGGCATTTCTAATACCGAGGAATTAGAAATTCCTTATTGAGCATGGGCGGAGGTGAGTTGTGATTCTGACTTTGAGGTTATCCATGGATCAGGTAATTGGCATTAACAGGCCCTTGCAGCACACGTTCTTAGGGTTCAATTGAGATTTAAGTTGGAATCAACACAATTGATTAAGAAGCAACAATTTGGCAATGTTGAAGGGGtagaatgagaaaatttataatGAGGATTCTAGTGGTCTTAATGTAGTACTTCTCACAAGCATCCTGGGATATACATGCAAGCATCATTAACAAATTATGGACACAAGTCTTGATCTTGACTTATGATAATGCATACATTTGCAAAATGTTTATATCCAAATAAAAGGCAATCCTAATCTCTCTAATTCTTAGAATGTGGAATAGGCTTTCTGTCTCGAGGTTCTAATGCAACAACCAGTATCATTGATTAGATGAGAGCCCTCCTGCCGGAGAAGATGTGCATCACCAGTGTAACGTTGCTTGTTCATCAAAAAAGGACCCActgacatgtaattgatttgTCCCATCTATGACAATTAATGGCAGGATTTGGAAAAAATGAGGGCTCATCCTAGCGAGCAAACTCGAAGAAAGAACCAATTGATGATATGAGACTAGCAGAAATTTGCACATATCGTGACATAAGTATGTAATGTCCCTTCTGGTTTAGGGTTGATCTGATCAAGCACTACAGACAACAACAGAACCACAGAGTCGAAACAAAAATGTGTCTTGAACTCGAGTCCCTTATCGTCCGTTCTCTTGTGACTTTGTTGGTCTACCATGAGAATTGACCAAAGCTTTACTGATCTAGTTAGAAGACAAGGGGAGAGTCAAGTCACTTTTAATGACTTTAAATCCATCACTTGTGACAAAATAATCGAGATCGTAAGAAGAGAGGAGATAAGGAAATTAGAGTTTGAATATCGTCATCCATTTCATGCTAATTGAATGTTTGTTAAGTTGTCGACTTCCATGGAACCTAAAACAAAGCTGACATTACACTGATGACTAGATCAACATCATCGATTTAGCCAAGACATTGTCAAGAGCAACTAGAGTAACTAAATACTTAAAAAGACATATTGTTTGATAAAAACATCGAAAATAAGAGCACATATGATCACTAGATATAAAGGACGcattagaagaaaaatatattggtTCGTCAATTAAAAGCAAATCTTAGCAATGATAATGTTGTTGTCACATAGTAACTGATGGACCAAAGAAATGGTCAactccattttctcttttttggaaAGGCAAACCAGTTTCCGCAACAAGATTCTCTTTTTGAAGCGAAAAACAAATCAACCaagattctttttttggtcgaatgtgAAAGTAAACTCACTTTTACTACAGCAAAGTCTTTgctctttaatttctttattcaaTAGTGCAATGTGCACTATTGAAGCAAAAATCATCTTTATTGTTCTCAAGTATTGTGTTGGTAAATCATGTAATTAGTCCGATTCTTTTCTTACTCAAGCCATCAATAAAATCACTGAATGAATAACTCTTATCAGGGATCAATTAGGAATAGTAAAATGAGCGTATAAACTTTTAAATGCACTCCAAAGCATGCCATTCCATAACTTCAAAGCGAGTACCCACTTCACCTAATTTATTAGACTCAATTTCGCTGGAAGACCTGAGTTAATGGGAAGCTTGGGTAAATTAGTATGTATTGAcatatgatttaattttttattctaataatGTGGGACTATTTGAGTAAAAAGTTTGTGGAATCAATACTATATGTTCTaaaatcttcaagtcatgcattAAGACACTGTCCAATATTTAAATGTCGTGTCGAAATGTCACCACATTATCTATTTACGGGATTTATATGTTCTTCATATACATATAGTCTTGcttcacaaataaatttaatcttTTGGATTGAACATTTTAACATAGTATCAAAGTTGGGTTTTGCACCAATTTATTTCACATGTACGACCTCTCATTGGTCAAATTTGACACATCAAATCATGTTTGAACGAGATAGGAGGTATTAAaacatatacatttttttttataaatgtgaTCTCCCTCCATGTTATAATACTCACGATATATGAAGTTAGTGTAGAAACAAGAGATAGCCCAAAGTTTAAATCCATTAACTATACTTGACCGGACCAAATTTAACTGCCTAGCCAACTTGAGTGAATTATTATAGGAATAAGTAttacaaaaatcctaaaactcgtcgtaaaattgcaattaaatcataatGTTTTCAAAAAGTACGATGAAGTCGTAAAATTATTATAAGGATTAAGTCCTGAATTCATCTTTAAGCATAATTTAACTATGAAAAGTCGCACTTGAC of the Eucalyptus grandis isolate ANBG69807.140 chromosome 10, ASM1654582v1, whole genome shotgun sequence genome contains:
- the LOC120288852 gene encoding receptor-like protein kinase At3g21340; protein product: MTLRLKNRPFKYREISRITGNFGRVIGEGGFGKVYLGTLDNGTTVAVKTLSKSSKQGYKEFQAEVQLLMLIHHGNLVSLFGYCGDSKNNALIYEYMANGNLRQHLSEDHPKVLTWSKRLQIAVDAAKGLDYLHNGCKPPIIHRDLKTTNILLNEDFQAKIADFGLSKTFVTQNDSYVSSCPAGTPGYIDPEFHFSGIFNRKSDVYSFGIILFELITGRPAIMRSRDGNANMHILQWSIPIVESGDIERIMDPMLNGKFNISSAWKAVDIAMTCKPLSAIQRRDMSHILAELKQCLAVDVASQKVQNGEMESNSFFEMATLDLDCDSVPLAR